In one window of Nakamurella alba DNA:
- a CDS encoding cytochrome P450 — protein MNVAELPLADRVRKLFQGDADILADPFPTWNELRREHPVLRLDDTVVLSTHADVKELLGDNNVLYSRAATKHSDRYERARQDFSARGREAFDSVLDQEFLQLVRLDPPEHPRLKKIVQPPFAVRTLKTEMESRVRQRVTEGLDELDAAAGSVDFKRFAFSLPLIVLGDLLGIPFTDLDQIHSWAKRIAENKFNADSEDAAVEAERAYDGLLGYIDELLIAQEQGDRRTGIIEALLGAEAAGTIDRAGSRAMVALMIFAGHETTSNLLSIGMLSLLRQRDQWETLVAEPDLAAAAVEELTRFVTPAHFLPYVAAQDRMLGGVQICAGDSVIGVLAAANRDPGVFNAPDVLDIRRRESRLHVGFGMGPHSCLGAGLARMEAVTLFRQMAERFPGVSLDPDQSMIWGGRSLRTPGSMLLRLRPAQDA, from the coding sequence GTGAACGTTGCCGAACTGCCGCTGGCCGACCGGGTACGCAAGCTGTTCCAGGGTGACGCCGACATCCTGGCGGATCCCTTCCCGACATGGAACGAGCTGCGTCGGGAACATCCGGTGCTGCGACTCGACGACACCGTCGTCCTCAGCACGCACGCCGACGTGAAGGAGCTGTTGGGGGACAACAATGTGCTCTACAGCCGCGCAGCGACGAAACACTCCGATCGCTACGAGCGCGCACGGCAGGACTTCAGCGCGCGCGGCCGGGAGGCCTTCGACTCGGTGCTCGACCAGGAGTTCCTGCAGCTGGTCCGGCTGGACCCGCCGGAGCACCCCCGGCTGAAGAAGATCGTCCAGCCACCCTTCGCGGTCCGGACCCTGAAGACGGAGATGGAGAGCAGAGTGCGGCAGCGGGTGACCGAGGGGCTCGATGAGCTCGATGCCGCAGCCGGCTCCGTCGACTTCAAGCGGTTCGCATTCTCCTTGCCGTTGATCGTGCTCGGCGACCTGCTCGGTATCCCGTTCACGGATCTCGACCAGATCCACTCGTGGGCCAAACGCATCGCGGAGAACAAGTTCAACGCCGACAGCGAGGATGCCGCGGTCGAGGCCGAGCGGGCCTACGACGGCCTGCTCGGATACATCGACGAACTGCTGATCGCGCAGGAGCAGGGCGACCGCCGCACGGGCATCATCGAGGCCCTGCTCGGGGCGGAGGCCGCCGGCACCATCGATCGGGCCGGCAGTCGCGCCATGGTCGCACTGATGATCTTCGCCGGTCACGAGACCACCAGCAATCTGCTCAGCATCGGGATGCTCAGTCTGCTGCGGCAGCGGGATCAGTGGGAGACACTGGTCGCGGAGCCCGATCTCGCCGCTGCCGCGGTCGAGGAACTGACACGGTTCGTCACCCCAGCGCACTTCCTCCCGTATGTCGCTGCACAGGACCGCATGTTGGGCGGTGTGCAGATCTGTGCCGGTGACTCGGTGATCGGTGTGCTCGCAGCGGCCAACCGTGATCCGGGTGTGTTCAACGCCCCGGACGTCCTCGACATCCGACGTCGGGAGAGCCGTCTGCACGTGGGATTCGGCATGGGGCCGCATTCCTGTCTGGGGGCAGGACTGGCGAGGATGGAAGCGGTCACGTTGTTCCGCCAGATGGCGGAGCGGTTCCCCGGGGTCTCGCTGGACCCGGACCAGTCCATGATCTGGGGAGGCCGTTCCCTGCGGACACCAGGGTCGATGCTCCTGCGACTACGGCCCGCACAGGACGCCTGA